One genomic segment of Ipomoea triloba cultivar NCNSP0323 chromosome 9, ASM357664v1 includes these proteins:
- the LOC116029059 gene encoding probable protein phosphatase 2C 9: protein MDSLFCFSSVCSQLEGGQSSWDIGKGRSQHEATKYGFSLIKGKANHPMEDYHVAKFVQIERNELGLFAVYDGHLGESVAAYLQNHLFPNILKEEDFWTHPHRSILKAYEKTDQAILSHSPDIGIGGSTAVTAILVNGQKLWVANVGDSRAVLSRKGVAVQMSVDHEPNAERESIEDRGGFVTNIPGDVARVNAQLAVSRAFGDKNLKSFLRSDPDVTTVDIDGNTDLLIIASDGLWKVMSNQEAVDIAKKAKNPQKAAKKLAMEALNRESKDDISCIVVRFKE, encoded by the exons CTTGAAGGAGGACAGTCTTCGTGGGACATTGGCAAGGGGAGAAGCCAACACGAGGCCACCAAATACGGGTTCTCCCTAATCAAGGGGAAAGCGAATCATCCCATGGAGGATTATCATGTTGCCAAGTTTGTTCAGATTGAAAGGAATGAACTTGGCCTCTTTGCAGTTTATGATGGGCATCTCGGGGAGAGCGTGGCTGCATATTTACAGAACCATTTATTTCCCAATATTCTGAAAGAG GAGGATTTCTGGACTCATCCTCACAGATCGATCTTAAAAGCTTACGAGAAAACAGACCAGGCGATTCTTTCACACAGCCCTGATATAGGCATCGGGGGATCCACTGCTGTCACTGCAATTCTTGTAAATGGTCAGAAGCTGTGGGTGGCTAACGTTGGGGACTCACGAGCAGTCCTTTCGAGGAAAGGGGTAGCGGTGCAGATGTCCGTTGATCACGAACCCAATGCTGAGCGCGAGAGCATTGAGGATCGAGGCGGTTTCGTCACAAACATTCCAG GAGATGTTGCAAGAGTGAATGCTCAGCTAGCTGTTTCTCGCGCTTTTGGAGACAAAAATCTGAAGTCATTCCTGCGATCTGATCCCGATGTTACTACTGTTGACATTGATGGCAACACTGATCTTCTCATCATTGCAAGCGACGGCCTGTGGAAG GTGATGTCTAATCAAGAAGCAGTGGATATTGCTAAGAAGGCCAAGAATCCACAGAAGGCGGCCAAGAAATTGGCCATGGAGGCGTTAAACAGAGAAAGTAAAGACGATATTTCTTGCATTGTTGTCCGGTTTAAAGAGTAA